In Brassica rapa cultivar Chiifu-401-42 chromosome A06, CAAS_Brap_v3.01, whole genome shotgun sequence, a single window of DNA contains:
- the LOC103871568 gene encoding UDP-D-apiose/UDP-D-xylose synthase 2 has protein sequence MATGAVRLDLDGKPIKPLTICMIGAGGFIGSHLCEKLLAETPHKVLALDVYNDKIKHLLDPDTSEWAERIQFHRINIKHDSRLEGLVKMADLTINLAAICTPADYNTRPLDTIYSNFIDALPVVKYCSENNKRLIHFSTCEVYGKTIGSFLPKDHPLRQDPDFYVLKEDTSPCIFGSIEKQRWSYACAKQLIERLVYAEGAENGLEFTIVRPFNWIGPRMDFIPGIDGPSEGVPRVLACFSNNLLRREPLKLVDGGESQRTFIYIKDAIEAVLLMIENPERANGHIFNVGNPNNEVTVRQLAEMMTKVYSKVSGETAIESPTIDVSSKEFYGEGYDDSDKRIPDMTIINRQLGWNPKTSLWDLLESTLTYQHRTYAEAVKKATSKPVAS, from the exons ATGGCGACCGGAGCCGTTAGATTGGATCTGGACGGAAAGCCGATCAAGCCGCTCACGATCTGCATGATCGGCGCCGGAGGTTTCATCGGCTCTCACCTCTGCGAGAAGCTCCTGGCCGAGACTCCGCACAAGGTCCTCGCGCTCGACGTCTACAACGACAAGATCAAGCACTTGCTCGACCCTGATACTTCCGAGTGGGCCGAGAGGATCCAGTTTCATCGCATCAACATCAAGCACGATTCTCGCCTCGAGGGACTCGTCAAGATGGCAGATCTG ACGATTAATCTCGCTGCGATTTGTACTCCGGCTGATTACAATACGCGTCCGCTTGATACTATCTACAGCAACTTCATCGATGCTCTCCCTGTG GTTAAGTACTGCTCAGAGAACAACAAGCGTTTGATTCACTTTTCCACTTGTGAGGTGTATGGGAAAACTATAGGAAGCTTTCTTCCTAAGGATCATCCTCTGCGTCAG GATCCTGATTTTTATGTACTCAAAGAAGATACATCCCCTTGCATTTTTGGTTCTATTGAGAAGCAGAGGTGGTCTTATGCTTGTGCGAAGCAACTGATTGAGAGACTTGTCTACG CTGAGGGTGCTGAGAACGGACTTGAGTTCACCATTGTAAGACCGTTTAACTGGATTGGACCTAGGATGGATTTCATCCCTGGCATTGATGGTCCTAGCGAGGGTGTCCCTCGTGTCCTGGCCTGCTTTAGCAAC AACCTTCTGCGACGTGAACCTCTGAAGCTTGTggatggtggagaatcacagagAACCTTCATCTACATCAAGGATGCTATTGAGGCTGTCCTCCTGATGATT GAAAACCCAGAGAGAGCCAATGGGCATATCTTCAATGTAGGCAACCCAAACAATGAAGTGACAGTAAGACAACTTGCTGAAATGATGACTAAG GTCTACTCAAAAGTGAGTGGAGAGACAGCAATTGAGAGTCCAACAATAGACGTGAGCTCCAAAGAATTTTATGGAGAGGGTTATGATGACAGCGACAAGAGAATCCCAGACATGACCATCATCAACCGTCAACTTG GATGGAACCCGAAGACGTCTCTTTGGGACTTGCTTGAGTCGACCTTAACTTACCAGCACAGGACCTACGCTGAAGCCGTTAAGAAGGCCACCTCAAAACCAGTCGCATCTTAG